The sequence below is a genomic window from Streptomyces sp. B21-105.
AACCACGACAAGCTCTCCGCGCTGAACATCCGGCGGGCCGTGGACGCCAGCCTCAAGCGACTGCAGACCGACCACATCGACCTCTACCAGTTCCACCACATCGACCGCGACACTCCCCTCGAGGAGATCTGGCAGGCGATCGACGTGCTGGTGCAGCAGGGCAAGATCCTGTACGTGGGGTCCAGCAACTTCCCCGGTTACAAGATCGCCCAGGCCAACGAGACCGCCGACCGGCGCGGCGGCACGATCGGGCTCGTCAGCGAGCAGTGCCTGTACAACCTGGCCGAGCGGCGCGCCGAGATGGAGGTGATCCCGGCGGCGCAGGAGTACGGCCTCGGGGTCATCCCCTGGTCGCCGCTGCACGGCGGGCTGCTGGGCGGGGTCATCAAGAAGCAGGCCGAGGGCGGTCGCCGCGCCTCCGGGCGGGCCGCCGACGCCCTCGCCGACGCCGGGACCCGCGGGCAGATCCAGGCCTACGAGGACCTGCTCGACAAGCACGGCGTCGAGCCCGGCGAGGCCGCGCTGGCCTGGCTGCTCACCCGGCCCGGCGTGACGGGCCCGATCGTCGGGCCGCGCACCGCGGAGCAGCTCGACTCGGCGCTGCGCGCGGTCGAGCTGGAGCTGAGCGAGGAACTGCTGTCCGGCCTGGACGAGATCTTCCCCGGCCCGGGCCCCTCGCCGGAGGCCTTCGCCTGGTAGCGGGCAGGCGCGCGCCCGCACCGGGCGGGCGCGGAATCCCACGGTGACGACGGCGGCCGTCGGGCGGTCGGCCTGAGATCGCTCAGGTCACTTTCCGACGGCCGCCGCCACCGCCACCACCATGAACAACAGCACGAGCGCACCGGCCATGATCCGGTTCCGGGTCTTCGGGTCCACGCGTCGAGCCTAACCGGCCCCGCCGAGCGGCCAGCGTCCGGCCGGTTCGTAGCGGGGCTGCTCCCCGGGGACGCCGGACTTCGGCAGGTTGCTGCGGACCAGCACCAGCTCCCCCACCGTCCAGGTCCGGCCCGCGAAGGCGTCCAGCGCCTCGACCTGCGCCCGGACGTCCACCGCGTCCCTGCTGCGGGCCAGCGTCAGGTGCGCCTTGTAGCGGCGGTGCTCGCCCATCTCCACGCCCGCCTTGCGCCCCGCCGCCTCCGCCCGGTCGGCCAGCAGCCGCAGCGCGGACACGTCCCCAGCCGCGCCCGCCCACAGCGCCCGCCCGTGCCCGAACCGGCCGCCGCCGCGCACGGCCAGCGGGAAGGGCGCGCTGCGGTGTGCGGCCCGCCGCAGCCGGGCCGACAGCTCCGGGACGACGTCGTCGTCGACCTCTCCGTAGAAGGCGAGGGTGAAGTGCCAGCCCGCCCGGTCCGTCCAGCGCAGCCCGTCCGCACCGGGCAGCGTGCGCAACCGGGCGGCCACGGCGGCGAGTTCGTCGGCGATGTCGTCCGGGGGCAGCACGGCGGCGAAGAGTCTCATGCCCCCGATTTTCCCGGCGGGCCCGACAGCGCGCCCGGCAATATGGACGGCATGCGGATCACGATCAGAGAAGGCGGACCCGAGGACGTCCCGGTGATGCTCGCCATGCTCGACAGCAGCGTGGCGTGGCTGGTCGCCCAGGGTCGGCCCGGGCAGTGGGGGACGAAGCCCCTGTCGGAGAACCCGAAGACGGTCGAGTCCGTCGTCCGGTACCTGGAGCGGGGCTGGTCGTTCGTCGCCGAGGCGGACGGCGAGCCGGCCGCCACCCTCACCCTCACCGACGCGCCCGGAGCGTACCTCGCGCATCTCCCGCCGCCCGGGGAGCCCGAGCGGTACATCCACTGGCTGGCCTCGGACCGGCGCTTCAAGGGGCACGGCGTGGGCGGCGCGCTGCTCGAGCACGCCGCCGAGGCGACCCGGCGGGCGGGCGTCGGACTGCTGCGGGTGGACTGCTACGCCGGCGACGACCGCAGGCTCGTCGCCTATTACGAGGCCAACGGCTTCACCCCGACGCAGGCTTACACGGTCGGCGACCATCAGTGGCCGGGGCAGGTGCTGGCCCGGAGGGTGGGGCCGCCGGCCGCGTCTCCCGAACGAATGACTTGACGCCGGCCGGCCCGGAGGGTGCGCCCCCGCCGCGCCGCCCCCCGGGTGACGTGCCGCCGGGCCACGGCCCCGGGTGACGTGCCGCCGGGCAGCGTCCCCCGGGGTGACGTGCCGGCCGTGTCAGGTGACTGTGGCGAGTTCCCGGTCCGCGCGCGGGACGAAGCGCACGCTCGGGTGGCCGTGGTGCCAGCCGACCGACAGGCGCAGGTCGCCCATCCGGGCCAGGACCAGGCCGACCGTGACGGCGGCGGCGGCCGAGACGGCGCCGCCCGCCGCCATGCCCGCCCGGACGCCGTACGCGTCGGTGATCCAGCCGGCGATCGGCGCGCCGACCGGGGCGCCGCCCATGAACACCATCATGTAGAGGGCCATCACCCGACCCCGCATCGCCGGGTCGGTGCCCAGCTGGACACTGCTGTTGGCGGTGACGTTGACCGTCATGCCGAACATTCCGATCGGGGCCATGAGCAGGGCGAACAGCCACAGGGAGGGGGCCGTGGAGGCCACTGTCTCCATCGCGCCGAAGGCCACCGCCCCGGCGACCAGCACCCGCATCCGGGCCGTGCCGCGCCGGGCCGCGAGCAGGGCGCCCGCGAGCGAGCCGACCGCCATCAGCGTGTTGAAGAGGCTGTAGGCGCCCGCGCCCGCGTGGAAGACGTCGTCCGCGAAGGCCGAGAGGTAGACGGGGAAGTTGAACCCGAAGGTGCTGACGAACCCGACCAGGACGATCGTCCAGATCAGGTCGGGGCGGCCGGCGACGTACCGCAGGCCCTCCCGCAGCTGGCCCTTGCCGCGCGGGGCGCGTTCGACGACGCGCAGGTCGCGCGAGCGCATCAGCAGCAGGCCGGCGAGGGGCGCGACGAAGGACAGGCCGTTGAAGAGGAACGCCCACCCGGTGCCGACGCCGGTGATCATCACGCCGGCCACGGCGGGGCCGATCAGCCGGGCCGACTGGAAGTTCGCGGAGTTGAGGCTGACCGCGTTCTGGAGCTGGTCGGGGCCGACCATCTCGGAGACGAAGGTCTGCCGTGCGGGGTTGTCCAGGACCGTCGCGAGGCCGACGGCGAAGGCGGCGACGTAGACGTGCCAGACCTGGACGTGGCCGGAGAGGCTGAGGACGGCGAGCGCGATGCCGGTGAGGGCCATCGCGGACTGGGTGAACAGCAGCGTGCGGCGTTTGGGCAGCCGGTCGACGAGGACGCCGCCGTAGAGCCCGAAGAGCAGCATGGGCAGGAACTGCAGGGCCGTCGTGACGCCGACGGCGGTGGCGGAGCCGGTGAGGCTGAGCACCAGCCAGTCCTGGGCGATGCGCTGCATCCAGGTGCCGATGTTGGAGACGACCTGGCCCAGGAAGAACAGGCGGTAGTTCCTGATCTTCAGGGAGCTGAACATGGACGACGCGGGTGACCTGGACGACGCGGGCGACGCGGGTGACTTGGCGGGTTTCCCGGCAAGGGTCTCGTGGGTGGTCGGTGCGGGGGCGGAGTCTGCTCCGGGTCCCGAACTCAAGGGTCGCCTCCTCGGCGTGGGATTACAGGTGGGCGAGCTTCTCCAGTACGGGGGCGGCTGCACGCAGTTTCGCCCACTCGTCCTCGTCGAGGCCGTCGACCAGAGTGGCCAGGAAGGCGTTCCGCTTGGCGCGGCTCTCCGCGAGCATGGCTTCGGCCTGCTCGGTCTTGGTGACGACCTTCTGGCGGCGGTCCTCGGGATGCGGCTCCAGCCGGACCAGGCCCTTGGCCTCCAGCAGCGCCACGATGCGGGTCATCGAGGGGGGCTGGACGTGCTCCTTGCGGGCGAGCTCGCCGGGTGTGGCGCTGCCGCAGAGGGAGAGGGTGCCGAGCACCGACATCTCGGTGGGGCTCAGCGACTCGTCGACCCGCTGGTGCTTGAGTCGACGGGACAGCCGCATCACGGCCGATCGCAGGGAGTTCACGGCGGCTACGTCGTCGCCATGGGTGAGGTCAGGCATCTCTTTAGCATAACTCATTACCCTGGCTAAACAAGCTGGCGCGCGGAGGGATTCCCGTGACCCTGGCCACGGAAACCTCGGCGTCACTCGAAGGAGTGAGTGGGCAGCGGAAAGGGGCCGAGATGCGGTAGGTGCCCGCGACCCTCGTCTCATGGGGACCAGTGTGCTCAGCCTGCGGATAGACGAGGAGCTGCTCGAGCGGCTCCGGCAGCATGCCGCGAAAAGGGGAATGAGCGTCCAGGACTATGTCGTCCGGACGCTCATTCGCGATGACTTCGACGAGCGGTTCCAGTCCGCGGTCGACGAGACGGAAGAGTTCTACGGGCGCGCCTGAGCCCGGCAGCCCGCCTCGCGCCGGCCCTCGTCAGGCTCGGATGCCGGCCCTCGTCAGGCTCGGGTGAGGCCGAGCGCCGGCATCAGGTAGTAGAAGACGAACACGGCGGACACCACGTACATCGGCGCCGGGACCTCCCGGCCACGCCCGGCCGCCAGCCGCAGCAGCACGAAGGCGATGAAGCCCATGCCGATGCCATTGGTGATCGAGTAGGTGAACGGCATCATCACCATGGTGATGAAGGCCGGGATCGCGATGGTGTGGTCGGCCCAGTCGATCTCCTTGACCGAGCCCGCCAGGATCAGGTAGCCCACCGCGAGCAGCGCCGGCGTGGCGGCCTGGGACGGCACCATCGTGGCGACGGGCGTGAGGAACAGCGCGACGGCGAAGAGACCGCCGGTGACCAGGTTCGCGAAGCCGGTGCGGGCGCCCTCGCCGACGCCGGCCGTGGACTCCACGAACGCGGTGGTGGCGGAGGAGGAGCTGGCGCCGCCGGCGGCGACCGCGAGGCCGTCGACGAAGAGGACCTTGTTGATGCCGGGCATCTCGCCCTGGGCGTCGGTCAGCTTGGCCTCGTCGCTGACGCCCATGATCGTGCCCATCGCGTCGAAGAAGCACGACAGCAGGACCGTGAAGACGAAGAGGACGCCGGTCAGGACGCCGACCTCGCCGAACCCGCCGAACAGACTGACCTCGCCGATCAGCCCGAAGTCGGGGGTGGCGACGGGGTTGCCGGGCCACTCGGGGGTGGTGAGGCCCCAGGACGGGATCGTCGCCACCGCGTTGATGACCAGCGCGAGGACGGTCATCGCGACGATCGAGATGAGGATCGCGCCGGGCACCTTGCGGGTGATCAGGGCCAGCGTGAGCAGCGCGCCCAGGATGAAGACGAGGACCGGCCAGCCGTTCAGGTGACCGTCGGCGCCGAGCTGGAGCGGGACGGTGGTGTGGGCGGCGTCCGGGATGCGGGAGACGAAGCCGGAGTCGACGAGCCCGATCAGCATGATGAACAGGCCGATGCCGATGCTGATCGCCTTGCGCAGCCCGAAGGGCACCGCGTTCATGACGCGCTCACGCAGCCCGGTGGCGACCAGGAGCATGACCACGAACCCGGCGAGGACGACCATGCCCATGGCGTCGGGCCAGGACATCCGGGGCGCGAGCTGGAGCGCGACC
It includes:
- a CDS encoding GNAT family N-acetyltransferase, coding for MRITIREGGPEDVPVMLAMLDSSVAWLVAQGRPGQWGTKPLSENPKTVESVVRYLERGWSFVAEADGEPAATLTLTDAPGAYLAHLPPPGEPERYIHWLASDRRFKGHGVGGALLEHAAEATRRAGVGLLRVDCYAGDDRRLVAYYEANGFTPTQAYTVGDHQWPGQVLARRVGPPAASPERMT
- a CDS encoding CopG family antitoxin — encoded protein: MGTSVLSLRIDEELLERLRQHAAKRGMSVQDYVVRTLIRDDFDERFQSAVDETEEFYGRA
- a CDS encoding aldo/keto reductase, producing the protein MKYTQLGRTGLKVSRLVLGTMNFGPQTDEADSHAIMDAALGAGINLFDTANVYGWGENKGRTETIIGNWFAKGGDRRDKVVLATKVYANMAADGDAWPNHDKLSALNIRRAVDASLKRLQTDHIDLYQFHHIDRDTPLEEIWQAIDVLVQQGKILYVGSSNFPGYKIAQANETADRRGGTIGLVSEQCLYNLAERRAEMEVIPAAQEYGLGVIPWSPLHGGLLGGVIKKQAEGGRRASGRAADALADAGTRGQIQAYEDLLDKHGVEPGEAALAWLLTRPGVTGPIVGPRTAEQLDSALRAVELELSEELLSGLDEIFPGPGPSPEAFAW
- a CDS encoding NCS2 family permease; protein product: MPTPAPAKVPAPEQPGARSAHGALDRHFRISERGSTLSREIRGGFATFFAMAYIIVLNPIILSSARDMYGHQLDNGQLVTATCVTAAFTTLLMGVIGNVPIALAAGLGVNSVVALQLAPRMSWPDAMGMVVLAGFVVMLLVATGLRERVMNAVPFGLRKAISIGIGLFIMLIGLVDSGFVSRIPDAAHTTVPLQLGADGHLNGWPVLVFILGALLTLALITRKVPGAILISIVAMTVLALVINAVATIPSWGLTTPEWPGNPVATPDFGLIGEVSLFGGFGEVGVLTGVLFVFTVLLSCFFDAMGTIMGVSDEAKLTDAQGEMPGINKVLFVDGLAVAAGGASSSSATTAFVESTAGVGEGARTGFANLVTGGLFAVALFLTPVATMVPSQAATPALLAVGYLILAGSVKEIDWADHTIAIPAFITMVMMPFTYSITNGIGMGFIAFVLLRLAAGRGREVPAPMYVVSAVFVFYYLMPALGLTRA
- the thpR gene encoding RNA 2',3'-cyclic phosphodiesterase, yielding MRLFAAVLPPDDIADELAAVAARLRTLPGADGLRWTDRAGWHFTLAFYGEVDDDVVPELSARLRRAAHRSAPFPLAVRGGGRFGHGRALWAGAAGDVSALRLLADRAEAAGRKAGVEMGEHRRYKAHLTLARSRDAVDVRAQVEALDAFAGRTWTVGELVLVRSNLPKSGVPGEQPRYEPAGRWPLGGAG
- a CDS encoding MarR family winged helix-turn-helix transcriptional regulator, whose amino-acid sequence is MPDLTHGDDVAAVNSLRSAVMRLSRRLKHQRVDESLSPTEMSVLGTLSLCGSATPGELARKEHVQPPSMTRIVALLEAKGLVRLEPHPEDRRQKVVTKTEQAEAMLAESRAKRNAFLATLVDGLDEDEWAKLRAAAPVLEKLAHL
- a CDS encoding MFS transporter, with product MFSSLKIRNYRLFFLGQVVSNIGTWMQRIAQDWLVLSLTGSATAVGVTTALQFLPMLLFGLYGGVLVDRLPKRRTLLFTQSAMALTGIALAVLSLSGHVQVWHVYVAAFAVGLATVLDNPARQTFVSEMVGPDQLQNAVSLNSANFQSARLIGPAVAGVMITGVGTGWAFLFNGLSFVAPLAGLLLMRSRDLRVVERAPRGKGQLREGLRYVAGRPDLIWTIVLVGFVSTFGFNFPVYLSAFADDVFHAGAGAYSLFNTLMAVGSLAGALLAARRGTARMRVLVAGAVAFGAMETVASTAPSLWLFALLMAPIGMFGMTVNVTANSSVQLGTDPAMRGRVMALYMMVFMGGAPVGAPIAGWITDAYGVRAGMAAGGAVSAAAAVTVGLVLARMGDLRLSVGWHHGHPSVRFVPRADRELATVT